In Rhododendron vialii isolate Sample 1 chromosome 9a, ASM3025357v1, the following are encoded in one genomic region:
- the LOC131301025 gene encoding uncharacterized protein LOC131301025 isoform X1 has product MGAVQGSMNYVLDKSRETASVMGAEKWINYGPEKSKEFVAVLQPFGKICIAKVPDEIFPPLQHFGKLCIAKLDEVFPLLQRFGKLCIAKVLDDVFPPLQQFGKICIAKVGEVFPPEITAEQMKYWVKVGTPCIIGVVVILILLRFFRGGGGGSMARMMIAPGTGRAFRIPRASFEASPRSYFRGLRGK; this is encoded by the exons atgGGAGCAGTACAGGGTTCGATGAACTATGTGCTGGACAAGTCAAGGGAGACAGCGAGTGTGATGGGGGCAGAGAAATGGATCAACTATGGGCCGGAGAAGTCGAAGGAATTTGTTGCAGTGCTTCAGCCCTTTGGCAAGATTTGTATAGCAAAAGTACCGGACGAG ATTTTCCCACCGCTGCAGCACTTTGGCAAGCTTTGCATAGCAAAACTGGACGAGGTTTTCCCACTGCTTCAACGCTTTGGCAAGCTTTGTATAGCAAAAGTACTGGACGACGTTTTCCCACCGCTTCAGCAGTTTGGCAAGATTTGCATAGCAAAAGTAGGCGAGGTTTTCCCACCAGAGATTACAGCAGAGCAAATGAAATACTGGGTCAAAGTTGGCACTCCTTGTATCATCGGCGTGGTGGTTATTCTGATCCTCCTTCGCTTCTTCCGTGGTGGCGGAGGAGGATCGATGGCCAGGATGATGATAGCTCCCGGAACCGGCAGGGCTTTCAGGATTCCTAGGGCTTCCTTTGAAGCAAGCCCCAGATCGTATTTCCGCGGTCTCCGTGGAAAATGA
- the LOC131301025 gene encoding uncharacterized protein LOC131301025 isoform X2 has protein sequence MGAVQGSMNYVLDKSRETASVMGAEKWINYGPEKSKEFVAVLQPFGKICIAKVPDEVFPLLQRFGKLCIAKVLDDVFPPLQQFGKICIAKVGEVFPPEITAEQMKYWVKVGTPCIIGVVVILILLRFFRGGGGGSMARMMIAPGTGRAFRIPRASFEASPRSYFRGLRGK, from the exons atgGGAGCAGTACAGGGTTCGATGAACTATGTGCTGGACAAGTCAAGGGAGACAGCGAGTGTGATGGGGGCAGAGAAATGGATCAACTATGGGCCGGAGAAGTCGAAGGAATTTGTTGCAGTGCTTCAGCCCTTTGGCAAGATTTGTATAGCAAAAGTACCGGACGAG GTTTTCCCACTGCTTCAACGCTTTGGCAAGCTTTGTATAGCAAAAGTACTGGACGACGTTTTCCCACCGCTTCAGCAGTTTGGCAAGATTTGCATAGCAAAAGTAGGCGAGGTTTTCCCACCAGAGATTACAGCAGAGCAAATGAAATACTGGGTCAAAGTTGGCACTCCTTGTATCATCGGCGTGGTGGTTATTCTGATCCTCCTTCGCTTCTTCCGTGGTGGCGGAGGAGGATCGATGGCCAGGATGATGATAGCTCCCGGAACCGGCAGGGCTTTCAGGATTCCTAGGGCTTCCTTTGAAGCAAGCCCCAGATCGTATTTCCGCGGTCTCCGTGGAAAATGA